Within Sphaerodactylus townsendi isolate TG3544 linkage group LG05, MPM_Stown_v2.3, whole genome shotgun sequence, the genomic segment GACACCAACGGAGTTGTGCCACATGAAACTGTTAATTCATCCACATCTTCTCATCACTAACCACATCCATACCACCTCCTCACAATTCACACCATTTTTGCATTACACTCACCAGTCTAATTCAGTAAaattaaatttgaaataaatttaTTCATATCGCATTATTAATTACATGATGTCCGTAATGATTACATTCTCTATACAATCACACTTACAAGTCATGAAGTGACAGTAATTGATATGTGATCATGCCCAGCCATGGAAGCGCACACCTCTTGTCGCAGGCTTGCCGTGGCAGCTCAGGCACACCCTCCAGTGCACCTAACTGCGTACACAGCAGTGGCCTAGGAATGCGGGGGATAGCACAAAGGACACTACACCTGAGCACCTGACACAGCAAGGAGGCAACACACACTTGCAAATACACAGAACCCACAACACGTGCCATGCAGCTCCCCCAACATGAAAACAATAACGCTGCCAAATCATGAAAATACAGTGAAGGTGATTTCACCAGACAGCTTGTAAAAGTATAGTACAGGGCCCTTGAAAAAGCATATGCTGCTTTTGCTGCTAGGTTAACCCAGCACTGCTCAGAAAGGATTGCTATTACAAAGGGCCCTTTTAATAGCAATAGCCAGGAAATCTACGTTTATACATCTATTTGTGAATGCAATTAATTGCTGTCCCAAGCTTATACTTTTCTTCAACACCTGGACTCTTTGATCACTCCAGGTATAGTTTATTTTAGTTAATCCAGTTTTTATACCCTTTCCAAGCACCCCAATTTCCTTCCAGTAGACTTGACTTTTCCTATCTACAATACGTTCCTATCTACAATACATCAAAAACTGTACAAGGTCATTATCATATCAAAGATTGGAAAGAATCAAGATGTCAGTCCCACAACTGTCCCCAATACTGTCCCCAATATTGAGATGAAAGCCTGTAGCACTTCAGGTTTGTCTTCACTCAGCTTCACTGACATTTGCATCTCTGCATTCCCTGTCTCAAACAGCAGCTCAGTCAGGAACAGGCAACCTGTATCATCCTGGGCATGAAAGTAGGCTTTCCAGACCTGGGAGTTAGCCTTACTCATAGCGATAGTCTGGATATGGACAACCTGCAGTGCAGCCTGTATGGTTTCAGGTTGCACATTTTCTTGCCAGGGAACAGCTTGCTGGCAACCCACAGGCAAGTTCAGCCACGTTCTCTCAAACTGTTCTGCAGTCAAACATGTGCTGGGGATTAGAATAAGGCCACTTGAGCTGGCAGCAACATAAGgaacttcctctttctttcctgtaatcaGTGGCTCTGAAAAGAGGAAACAGAAATCATATCAAGAAATACAAATCACTATCAGTTTAGCACAGAGGAGCACTGGGATGAAAACAGGATTCATATGTTTAAAGCAGCATTTTAATGCACAATTCTGATTTTCATTAAGGAAAGCTAtatacaccacccagagcccttcggggatggggcggtatatcaaacaaacaaacaaacaaacaaacaaacaaacaaacaaacaaacaaacaacaaacataataatagacagctgcaaaaggccaccctactcggctctgcacgcattattcgtcgatacatcacacagtcctagatgcttgggaagtgtccgacgtgtgatgtaatacaaaatccagcatatttatttatttatttatttatattttagatttataggccgcctcttccccaaaggggaagtttgctgtgtataactgttttgtatcaatataataataataataataataaaaataataaaaataataataatgatgatgatgatgatgatgatgatgatgatgatgatgataaaaaaaGGCTGGGGGGAGGTTATATGGCCAGATGAAGTGTTACCTTCTCCCATCACTGTGGAGGCTTCACAAACAGAGTCTTTATGGTGAAACTCAACAACCTGGTTAGCAGTCATGGCTGCCCACTGCTCTTTGCCATATATGGGCACCAAAGTGTTAAAGTCAGAGGCCCACGCATTCACAGAACATTCAGCCTGATCTTCCAAAAGCCGCAGAGAGTGATCAgctgtggggctgcacagaaacCTTTTTGTTTCTTCGGTACCAGCTTGCAAAAGACGATAGTAGAACAAAGCACGGTCCCGTACCATCATGTCTGTCTCTTCCTCTGGAAGTAAGTAAGATGCATTTGCTCACAACCATGAGCACAACAGTATTTACTTGGGTCAAATCTTAGAAATTCTATGTAAAGGAATTACTATGTAAAGGGTGTTCGTTAGCacccatccaaagggtgggggaTGGTTCAATGGAACCGGTTTGAGCTTGTGCCAGCGCATTTGCACACCCCGCCAGAGCATTTGGCAAATGCCCCAATGGGGTGGGAAAACTAGGAGGCTGGCTATTCCAGGCTGTGTTGGCGTCCAATTGGACTCCAGTGCAGGAGGGGTGGGCTGggatgttcctgggggtggagccaagaaCAGTCATTTCCCACCCAGGCTTTCGTGCCATGGATGCCATGGCTGGCGCTCTGGACTTGTGCCATTTAGCCCTATGCTTTCAACCAGTCAGGAAGATTTTttgcttttcctgcctccccgcaCCACCCAAAAGCCCTGCTTCCCGGCACCTCAGGctatggatggggctgcccaagacATGGCACCTCCTAGCAGAAGTGAATCATAAAAGTATTCCAGGTATTTCAGTCTGGCCTTAAAGTCTCTGGATTTGTTTAAATTGTAGCAATTCTCAGTCCTTCTGAAACTTCTGTCAGGACAAGACCCCCCAGATGAGATGTACAAACCCAGCAGGTACCTTAATAGAGATGTACCtcaatcctttaaatatttagggatcacttttcaatacaatctaaaatggtcccttcatagatcctgcttAATCTCATCAACCAGACATACTATGTCTGGCATAATCCAATTTTACtacggaaaaggaaaccaatcagtaaaagcCGTATTAAAATTTTTCAAACAAATTTGTTGCCTAAAATCCtctacggcatcccaatttggataagcgatttccaacgtgatgttgaacaaatccaagcatattttctgagaaggattttgggagtcccgaatagtgtcacctatccaactttatgtcttgaagttggcctctcatatgtggaaacagaagcttggattgccaccataaagtattggctcaaaatacattttagatcacttgcaggtgatataaactcaaacctttttaaagacaactttcaattctactggttcaaagtcatcgagaacaaaatcagaaccataggatttgatttggacaatgttgggactgatagtgaacggcatattttcaatcagatctgCGAAAGACTGAGagatctggaacatcatcgtttctatccaacaaaggcggctgtatgctctcctcgctccctcggaatacaactaagttacagagcaagagctaaatatctctcatctctgttatccattaaccaacgtcatgcattcatgctagcatgcctcaatattttcccatcagcggaaatcTCAGGGAggtacctccagatccctaaacatcagagactatgccgttgcggatgtggatctatagaaaccataactcatattcttctggaatgctgtcttcacagtaacctgcacatgattttaattcaccctttgttgcttccaagacttgagcactccaagttccagaccactcgctttctgtTAAGTGACTGCAATCCAtcaatcaccttggcagtggctaaattcttggaaagcattttaaatacctgtatttaaatgttttaaaagttttctcttttaaatggaaacatgctaataatttatatgccattaaaggttaaaatgaaatgaaatgaatagaGATGCACCTACCAATGCAGTAATATAGCAATCGACCCAGCATATCCTGACACTCAGCTGGACGTACCAAGAAGAGCCGCACCAAAGCAGTCAGCAATTCAACCTTCACAGCTGAGAATGCCTCTGATTTCACATTCTCCACAAAATCTTCTAATACGTATGGAGCATTAGGAACTCTCTCCCCATGTACCCCCAATAGCCAGATTAGAGCTTGCTTGCcctgaaaaattaaaacagagcACAGCACACTCAGGGCTAACTTACACCTTTCATAGCACTTTTAACTGCATAACTAAGCTACCTGTATGACTAAGCAACCATGACACTGAAGGCTGAACATATATGGGTAAATTACAGCACAGAGTGTGGCAGATATGGACACTGGTGGCTTCCACACACAGCAGTGACAGGACTTCCGCATGGTAGGTTCCCCCAATTTCCCTGCCCCAATCCCCCAGAAGTAGCAACATTTCGCACCACCAAGgctttttcaatttaaaaaaataattagaatatattatatcaatataccttTGCAACTCAGGTGCATGTTCTCTaaattcccaactttcatttaaaacaaaattaaatctcTATCCCTTTCGTGGCAAAGATATGCCTTTTCTCTTAAATCTCTGCAAGAAAAGAAACTagagacttattttttaaaaatctgaaagctgagaattcagagaacctgatataCGTATTGTTACAATGGTATATTAATATAGTATTCTAGcattcatttttatatatatatataaaaaaataagccCCCAAGGAGCAGGGGAGGAAATTACTGTCATATGCATagtcagggaaaatggctgccacgtggTCtggaaaatctgaattttcccatccacacagcagccatccaggCATTACCataatctttcccaaaactttagAGCATAGTAtgtttgagaaagatcagagaaaaggcTGAAGAAACCCTTGGAAGTACACAAATGGATCACAGTGCTATGAAGAGGCAAGGAAAAAACCTACTTCCCAAAGCATGGAACTTGGGGCAGataaccagcaaaaaaaaaaaaggcactgcCTCAAGACATGCATAGCTGACAATTCAATTCCCTCTTACTGCTCTTTGCGACAAAACTATTTAGTTCCTTTTCCACTACAAAACATGCAACGTTTCTATAGAAAGGGCTAAAGAAACCAACAGAGGAATTCTCTAGCTGGAAAAGCAGATTATTTACTGCTGGTGTAAATCTGGGGATCGAAACATTCCTGAGAAGAGGCAGAAACAACCATATTCCAGCTTTCATTTCAGCAGAGCTATGCTAATGAAGTACCTCTTATTTTTCCTGCATGCAATTTGATGGTAAAAGAACAAATTTGCTGGAATactcactgctgccaaacagAGCCCTAATAGGCTACTTAGAAGTGAACTCAAACATCCTGAAGGGCAGCTTGATAAATTTACAGAATTGATTCATAGATCATTCTGATTTTATGGGACCATAAAAAGAGGGTTTTTTCATACGGAACTTTATATTTCCATTTATACCTTTGCGGTCTGATGAACCCGTTAATTGAGCCATGCCATCaacctcagcccccccccccccccattaccgtACCACCCCTCCAAATCTAACACTCCCTTACCTCACTGTCCTGGACAGCCTCTTCACAATCACACAGAGCCTGAGACACACTCTCTATACACTGCGGACACAACCACACCAGGTCCCGGAACACCTGCACCACTGCTGCAATGAAACATAGCACTCAGTGTGACACAGGTTCCAAACAACTATCTGAGAGGCTTCACAGATGCTGAGCAAGCTAGGAAGAGACACCCCTCATTCATATAGTTTGGGATAGTTGCTTGAAGCAAAGAAGTGCGTATTTCTCAATTCAATAGCTGCAGGAATTGCTTATAATTTATATGCATACAACTGGAGGAAGAAATCTAATTTATTCAGCATCTGTAAGTACATGACCTTTTGAAGATGAAGAATGACAACATAAAAATGGTTAACTAAAGAATGACAGAAACTGCAATAGTCTTGGCACAGGTTGCCTTTAAGAGATAATTAAAGGTGAACGCttggttttaaataaaaagagtTAGGAAAGTTACCTGAAGTTATATGCTCCTGTTTCAGCTCCAGGAGTTCTGTTAATATCCTGACACACTGCTCTGTGTATGTCCTAGCAATGTTGCctggtaaaaaaacaacaacacataaaATGACTCAAACTATAGTTGACACACAAAATGTATACTTAAGTGCCAGCACCATCACATTCTCCCAATATGCTGCCgagtaacatcagggccctgtggagtCTCACCCAaattcgcagggcctgtaaaacagagctgtttcaccaggcctttccaagccagccagatgtttcccGATTATGCTATCTCCCGACCCTCCCGTGAAAGAAACAATATGTCTCGCCATTTGGGGATTttagttggattgttttaaatggttttatgatttgtttttgtttaattgttatttttagattttttgttaattttatgtatgattttaggctttatgccattgtaagacACCCTGCGccttttgggggtagggtggggtataaatataataaataaacttcAAGTGACTACTCTGAGAAAAGGGAAACGGTTCACAAAAATGTGGGGACAGAACAGACTAGTCTGATTATAAACTGGAAAGCAAGACCATGaaatgaagagagagagaacttttCATCTCAATGATATATGAACAGTGAAACTTAACACCAAATAAGATACCTTATCGGCAACACAAATGCTGATACTAGCAACTGGTCAAATTCCAACAAGGTGTGTCTTGACTTGAATGTTATGGCTTTAATCGGTGGGTATCTAAAGACCCTGAAATACTTGACTTTGATCAGacctttaaaaagtgaatttttgCCTGAACTATGACCAAGATCATCTTTACAATTTATTTAGAAGATTTCTAcactgcctcttcagagtcctgcttgcGTAGTCAATTCTAAGCATGTGCAGGAACATCTAATACTATAGCAACCATGCCAAACcacttttattaattttaatcagTGCTGATCAAAAATGTCTGCTGGTGGTTTCAATTGAAGTCTTAAGAAATTACAATAGATTAATAAACCATTGTGGACATCATGATTCTGAGGTATGATCAAACGTCATGCTTTCAGACTAAAACCAACTGGTACCGTGGAGCAGATTTGCCTACCATGCAGGCTAGGAGAGAGTCTTATTCTTTTTCTATCCCTGAGGAACAAAGAAGCAGCCTTCAGAATCCTTGGGGGAATGGGGTGACACTGGTgcaaactgtttgtttgttttttaacctaCATTTTCCACATGCACATACTTTTGTTTATACCAAGGTGGGTCTTTCACAGAAATAATGTCGGCTCATTTACCTATGGCAAAAATTGCTCCCTGTGCAAGCTCTGCTGACACATCAGTGCAGTAGCCTCTTAACTCCTCCAATATTTGCTGCATGTTCTCATCATTCACCAGTTTGCACAGCACATCCATCTTCTGGCATTTGATGTAATGTGGTTCTGAATATGAGCAGAAGAACTTCTTGTAATGGCTGCTGAAATGGCCAGGAAGGCTGTCTAAGATCTGACGCACATGGCACAGGGCAGTGAAACACAGTTCCCTACTCTCAGATGTGCAAGCAGCTAGGAGTGGGCCCTTAATTCTCACCAACACATCTGTCTGCACATGTGGAAAATCTCTGGCCAACACTAAGAAGAGTTTTGTAGCAGCCATTACCACACTGGGACTGCTGCTCTTGAGATACCCATCCAGTAAATTCAAGATGTCAAAGAGCTCTTCTTCACAGCGGGGCTTGTAGCGCAACAGAAAAGTCAACACCTCACTCTGGCCCCACTGATCTAGGTCAGGCATCCTGCCAAAAAGAGGAAACCAAAATCAATACAGTGGCTATAAACACCACATGCTTTACTTAAAATAAACTTGCAAGGCCTCAATACAGTTGCAAGCCAATTACTTCTTCAGGCCCACGCACATACAACAAGAAGAGCTGAATAGCTGTAACACAGAAGTTGAAAGACCTGCAATGTAATGCAAATGaaaagttacaccattctaaaccAACTGGATTTAGaggggtgtaactgtttaggactgTACTACTGGCAAATCAATCAATGTCTGAAAAAAAAAGCTAATTCTTCATGGCATTGGTATCACCCCTGAAGCCAAAGCAGGCAAGATGTTTTAACAGTCCTGAAATCTTCAGGTTTGTTTCTGAACTAGACACATAAAAAACAAGGTCTTCTTGAACATAGGAGTGATACGTTAAATTCTCTTGTATTtaatctttaattaaaaaagTGATCTCTGATATCTAAGAATCAAAAGAAGCATAATCAGAGTTGGGATAGGCTACATTCTGCTAGGctactttaagaagaagaagagtttggatttatatcccccctttctctcctgtaggagactcaaaggggcttacaatctccttgcccttcccccctcacaacaaacaccctatgaggtaggtggggctgagagagcaccaaaaagctgtgactagcccaaggtcactcagctggcatgtgtgggaatgcacaggcaattctgaattccccagataagcctccacagctcaggcggcagagcggggaatcaaacctggttccttcagattataatgcacctgctctgaactacTACTGCTCTAATTTTTAATTGTCACAGGATACCTTAAAGTATCTTGAAAAATACCTGCAATAATAATAAGTGTACCAAACGCTGCCTCATTATTGCAGAAAGATAAGTTGGATTTGATGAATGCCTCAGAAGGGGTAAAACTGtaacagaaaaatgaaaatgcttATCTACTTGCCTTCACTGATGCAAGAAATGAAATGGTAGAAGCTGAAAATCTCTGCTTAAATCACTCAGTAGATTTGCATTATATATTTAAAAGCAGGAAACTCTGCAGACACTTAAAGGAAAGTATCCATTCTAAACGAATAATCACTGGCTGCTTCCCTCTGAACCAACCAAGCAACAATAAGCAAAACTGCTTCAAAGATGCCCCACAATTACATTAGAATCAAATGGCTAATGAAAGCAACCTAGCAAGTTTAAAAGCATGCATTTTTTCATCTGATCTCCACATTTTTATTAGGTCCAAACCAATTTGGACTGGAACTTGTTCGGCATTATCTATGGCACTTGAGTCCACAAGCTGTATTTATTATAAATACTTAATTTATATCCAGCCTTTTTCCCGCACTGAAGGACCAAAGTAATATATgttgttctcttctccattttatcatcacaacaaccttgtaaggcaggttagCTTGGCAGTGTGTGGCTGTTCTAAGGTAACTAggaaactttcatggtatctgCTTTAGTCACCTTAAattagggatggccaacctatggtgctccagatggtcatggactacaattggccatgctggcaggggctgatggaaattatagtccatgaacatctgaagcaccataggttggccgcccctgcCTTAAATATATAGTTGCTGTCTTTTGATcaccaaagtggcttataacaaATGATTTGTTTTTTCTCTAACATTAGCCCAATGCTACTAAAACTTCCCAAAATGGGAGGGCTCCAAATAGAATGAGTGCTGATTCATTCTCAATCAATGAGGACATCAGTATCAAGAATTTAATATCAAGAGTTTAACTTGATGAACTGTTGGTTTCTGAAAACCCACAAAACTAATACCAAGGATTCTAATTCACGCAAGTGCCTTAGGGAGAACATACCTGTTAAGAAGATGGTGTGCTATGGGTTTATTAATGACAACTCCTCCCTCACATGCCAAGATCTCCTCAAGGGATCTCAGACAATTCACTACCACAATAGGATCTTGATCACGAAGCAAACTGTACAGCTCATTAACAAGCGCaccatctgttaaaaaaaaaaagggggaattaATGGCTGTCTGAAAATCTGCCTAGAAAGGTACTCCTGCAAGTTGCAGTCACATTACAGTTGTATGTGAGACAGTGTGaacgttaaaaaaaaatcaactctgTTCAATCTTCACAATAACATGTGGGCTGACTGCAAAGTGTAATTGTGAAATGACTGGGAAGAAGGGTAGAGGAGATTTTTCACTTGGTAGACCAGATCCTGGAAAGCCCCATTAGTAAAAATGCCCCTTCTGAAGGAACCTCAACAAAACAGCCAGTTCTGAAAAACTATACCACAGCATCCAAATGAAATGCAATTAACTTCCTTATCTATACTTATTGTAACAGCAGGAACCATGTGTTTGGAAAATTACTAGACTTGTTCAGAAATAAATGCTTATTTACCCACTTcaccgtccccttggagcttctGCATCTTTGCACATCCAAGAACAGCCACTCTCCTTACATAGGAGGCTTTGTCTCGCAGACCATTCCGGATTGGTTGTTGGAGATGCTCTTGTATGCCAGGCATCCTAAAAATGTTGTAGGCTGTCAGGTCTGGAGTCCTTCTCAATTCCCCTTCATATATTCTGTGCATCCCTAAGCCTGCCACTTAGCACATTACTATGCAGAGACCAGTGTAAAACATGCATTTGCTTTATATTGATTCTGAGTTGAGTTTGGACCCACCCAGCATGAAAGCTCAGCTTCCACTCTTGTATCATTCTTAACTGCTGATACTTAAACCAGTTCTATGAAGTGCCACTCCAGTGCAATAGCTCACAGATCAGGTCATCAGGTGTTAACCAATAAAATCTGTATGGGGCTAATTACAAAATACCTTTGTTCACAAGCATCCATAATAAGCAAAACCACTTTACTTCCAAATCAAATCATTGTCTTACCTGAGACTGCACATGCTACGTAGGGCCAGGCCTCTAACCATGGGGTTGGGGTCTGAACAGTCTTTGCACAGAGTGTTGATAGCTAAAAGAGCTAGATCGGGCTTCAACGGAGCATATGTACACATGTACAAGTATACTAGCTTCTTCTGAACTATATCAATTGTAGCGCTAGCTTTAACCATTTCCATAAAGACGCTGGATACATCCACGCCTTGGGTCATATGCCTGCAAACaagatgtaacattttaaaagacccaCTTCAACTTAAATTtactttaaaattattaaaaagacTAAGGAATCACAGCTTTCGTTAGGATAAACATTGCATTATTGCTGTTCACATTAGATGGGGGTGACAATTGACTATCTACCCACAATATCCTGGAAGACAACATTCACCTGAATTTCATCGTCAGAGCAACAAGTCTAATTTCACCTCAGTGCAATTATAACCCATGCTCTAGTATCTAAATTAATCTAAGGTCCACTATAAGGAATAAGTTACACATCTTGCCCGTTCCCATACCCTTTTATTCAAAACAAAGCACATATGCCAATATAATCTATACATATCTCAGAGCTCAGCTATTATTGGAAGAGGACTTGAGAGAGATTTGTGCAGAGTTTTCTCTCTTCAAATGTGGAATACAACTGTTTCAGCGTGAATAAGGGAACCAAAACAGGGAACCAAAGACCATGAGAAGACCAACAGGAAGCTACACACTGTACTGTTTCTATTATTTGAATTAAGGATGCTCAAGATGACACAGGAAATCACACACAGCACTTCctgcattttacattttttagaagctgacacaaaatggcaggcacagttATAAGAAAAAGGCAAATACTGCAAATAGTGTTTGGATGAactaaaatgcttttttaatcAAAGTGACAAGCTTAATATTGCACAAAATAAAGGTTTTGACATAAGcttaaaatggcttttaaaatgctgctggaGAATCaggatttttgggggggggggggggcacagaattGGCCAGGCGCTAGGACCGAAGCGGAGCATTCAGCTGcacagaaggtccaggaagtggctacAGATTAATTCATTATTGAGGTTTTtgctttctgtgagacaaggtatagaacTTGAGGGCACCCGATGAACTTGACAGATAACAGTGTCAGGATAGGCAACAGGAagttatttgtattgttgaaggctttcatggccagaatcactggggtgttgtgtagtttctgagctgtatggtcctgttctagcagcattttctcctgacgttatttgaaaacacagaaattctggaccactctgacatccgctatgtcagactacacagagaagccattgaaatccacaagtacatggacaatttcaacagaaaggaagaaaccacgaaaatgaaaaaaaaaattggctaccagtactgaaaaacactagaatcaagtcagtgactaatgaacacctcccagacaaaggatgtctccaggcagtaagcagtcaaagggctagtgaataCCACCCAGAagaccacccaccactctaggcagtaagcaatcaaagggatcaaaagaacaggctactacaatgcagatgccctcactaattgattatgctatattcatggttactcacatgctaaatgggtggatcccactcaacacatgcaaatcaagcttgctaactgcatcCTTTCCACATCCTCCCaccttggacattccacaggtatatatagtccacttgctttactaccatcagatgccagccacagatgcaggcgaaatgtcaggagaaaatgctgctagaactggccatacagcccggaaaccacacaacaccccaggaaATTCTTTACTAAAGAAGTTGTTAAAATGTGAATTCACTCTAAAGTAGGGAGGGCTGATGGTAGTAAAGGCactgatggctttaaaagagactAGATAAATTTATGGGGACTAACATGGTGACTGAAGAGAACATCCACAACCAGAGAGTTaccttctgaatgccagtgctaggAGGAAACACTTGGAGAAGGCCTTGGTTTCTGTGCCTAAATGTTGGCTTTCCAGAGGAACCATTTGACCACTATGTGAGACTGGATGCTGCCCTATATGGACCATTAGTCCGATCCACCAAAACTACTCTTAACACAGTTACAAAAAAGTTGAGATAATTCACAACATTAATGCAGATCAGATTAATGTTTCAATCTTCTGTTAAATAGCCATTACAGACTGGTAGTTATGTTAGCCTGTAGAGGCAAAATAAAGCAGGAGCCCAGCACTATCCTAAAACTAATGATTTGGCTGTGCTCCTTTAACTTTTGTGTGATCGTGACTCAGAATTTTTAATCGTTTGAGGTTTTGCTAATGTCTGtctttttaaattcatttgtgtttttaatcTGAGCATTGTTTTAACAAAACTGTGATGTTTTGTGTCCTTGCAAATCGGTGCTACATTGTTAGCTCCCTAGAGTCTGAGGAGATGTGGTAGAATATAAATGCTGTAAGCaaataaaatttattccagcaaaagTCAGATCTCACTTCATCAAGTAACCAGTTCCCTACTTCAAATGATCCCTCCCCACTTCTCCTGGTTATGGCAGTTCTGTGAGTGGGTATTCGATActttctccaagaagctccaCCATCTTACTCTCGCAACAGCCTGATAACACTGGCCAGAAGCCTCCATGGTTAACTAAGGATCTGAATCAAAGTATTAACTAATGATTTGAAACCAAGTATCTCTAACTACAAAACACTGCGTCTGCATGAGAAAATTAGCACATACATCACTCACTAATCAAGAACTTTAGAATTTCATATGCCCAATTACAACCCTCCGATAATAATGACACTGTAGTCCAGGTCATGCACCTGATCACTCGCTGGATAACATTCCTGTAGCGAAGAGGGTCAGCTTGGATGTGAGGGTTAGACAAAGCTTTCTTCAGTTCCTTCACTGTATCCTCTGAGCCTAGGTATGGCATCCTGCAGACACTGGACTGGATCTATACACTGTAAGTAGCAACCATGGAAGAATACATTAGTACTAACAGGAGGTGAAAGGGATTATACATACACT encodes:
- the AP4B1 gene encoding AP-4 complex subunit beta-1 isoform X3 translates to MTQGVDVSSVFMEMVKASATIDIVQKKLVYLYMCTYAPLKPDLALLAINTLCKDCSDPNPMVRGLALRSMCSLRMPGIQEHLQQPIRNGLRDKASYVRRVAVLGCAKMQKLQGDGEVDGALVNELYSLLRDQDPIVVVNCLRSLEEILACEGGVVINKPIAHHLLNRMPDLDQWGQSEVLTFLLRYKPRCEEELFDILNLLDGYLKSSSPSVVMAATKLFLVLARDFPHVQTDVLVRIKGPLLAACTSESRELCFTALCHVRQILDSLPGHFSSHYKKFFCSYSEPHYIKCQKMDVLCKLVNDENMQQILEELRGYCTDVSAELAQGAIFAIGNIARTYTEQCVRILTELLELKQEHITSAVVQVFRDLVWLCPQCIESVSQALCDCEEAVQDSEGKQALIWLLGVHGERVPNAPYVLEDFVENVKSEAFSAVKVELLTALVRLFLVRPAECQDMLGRLLYYCIEEETDMMVRDRALFYYRLLQAGTEETKRFLCSPTADHSLRLLEDQAECSVNAWASDFNTLVPIYGKEQWAAMTANQVVEFHHKDSVCEASTVMGEEPLITGKKEEVPYVAASSSGLILIPSTCLTAEQFERTWLNLPVGCQQAVPWQENVQPETIQAALQVVHIQTIAMSKANSQVWKAYFHAQDDTGCLFLTELLFETGNAEMQMSVKLSEDKPEVLQAFISILGTVLGTVVGLTS
- the AP4B1 gene encoding AP-4 complex subunit beta-1 isoform X2, translating into MPYLGSEDTVKELKKALSNPHIQADPLRYRNVIQRVIRHMTQGVDVSSVFMEMVKASATIDIVQKKLVYLYMCTYAPLKPDLALLAINTLCKDCSDPNPMVRGLALRSMCSLRMPGIQEHLQQPIRNGLRDKASYVRRVAVLGCAKMQKLQGDGEVDGALVNELYSLLRDQDPIVVVNCLRSLEEILACEGGVVINKPIAHHLLNRMPDLDQWGQSEVLTFLLRYKPRCEEELFDILNLLDGYLKSSSPSVVMAATKLFLVLARDFPHVQTDVLVRIKGPLLAACTSESRELCFTALCHVRQILDSLPGHFSSHYKKFFCSYSEPHYIKCQKMDVLCKLVNDENMQQILEELRGYCTDVSAELAQGAIFAIGNIARTYTEQCVRILTELLELKQEHITSVVQVFRDLVWLCPQCIESVSQALCDCEEAVQDSEGKQALIWLLGVHGERVPNAPYVLEDFVENVKSEAFSAVKVELLTALVRLFLVRPAECQDMLGRLLYYCIEEETDMMVRDRALFYYRLLQAGTEETKRFLCSPTADHSLRLLEDQAECSVNAWASDFNTLVPIYGKEQWAAMTANQVVEFHHKDSVCEASTVMGEEPLITGKKEEVPYVAASSSGLILIPSTCLTAEQFERTWLNLPVGCQQAVPWQENVQPETIQAALQVVHIQTIAMSKANSQVWKAYFHAQDDTGCLFLTELLFETGNAEMQMSVKLSEDKPEVLQAFISILGTVLGTVVGLTS
- the AP4B1 gene encoding AP-4 complex subunit beta-1 isoform X5; this encodes MPDLDQWGQSEVLTFLLRYKPRCEEELFDILNLLDGYLKSSSPSVVMAATKLFLVLARDFPHVQTDVLVRIKGPLLAACTSESRELCFTALCHVRQILDSLPGHFSSHYKKFFCSYSEPHYIKCQKMDVLCKLVNDENMQQILEELRGYCTDVSAELAQGAIFAIGNIARTYTEQCVRILTELLELKQEHITSAVVQVFRDLVWLCPQCIESVSQALCDCEEAVQDSEGKQALIWLLGVHGERVPNAPYVLEDFVENVKSEAFSAVKVELLTALVRLFLVRPAECQDMLGRLLYYCIEEETDMMVRDRALFYYRLLQAGTEETKRFLCSPTADHSLRLLEDQAECSVNAWASDFNTLVPIYGKEQWAAMTANQVVEFHHKDSVCEASTVMGEEPLITGKKEEVPYVAASSSGLILIPSTCLTAEQFERTWLNLPVGCQQAVPWQENVQPETIQAALQVVHIQTIAMSKANSQVWKAYFHAQDDTGCLFLTELLFETGNAEMQMSVKLSEDKPEVLQAFISILGTVLGTVVGLTS